Proteins encoded within one genomic window of Longimicrobium sp.:
- a CDS encoding DUF4145 domain-containing protein produces MYHPRLEAQISKDPLDHPEVRELFRTLLQTLLNESGRGAILIGTAHVDNHLRALFEVILPASHGKKKRQSLLSYPGALSSFSARIELAYVLRLIPRVTYDALHALRQVRNDLAHSPDSFDIHEQQERLQRMYSLGPDMPRAVKRMAMEALFEYKTRVAADTARRIAEENPDWSLPPLETKHDFSNYAMEHPEVMQAMERQLPLWELAHGVTLLCSMIVHQKDKLRSLLAGDMLLSHLQRPAE; encoded by the coding sequence ATGTACCATCCACGACTGGAGGCGCAGATTTCTAAAGATCCGCTGGACCACCCGGAGGTCCGGGAACTCTTCCGGACGCTGCTCCAGACACTCCTCAACGAGAGCGGTAGAGGAGCGATCTTGATCGGAACAGCACACGTAGACAATCACCTTCGAGCATTGTTCGAGGTGATTCTTCCCGCATCGCACGGCAAGAAGAAGCGACAGTCTCTTCTCAGTTACCCAGGCGCTCTTAGTTCCTTCTCGGCACGGATAGAACTCGCCTACGTGCTGCGTTTGATCCCGCGCGTCACGTACGATGCGCTGCACGCACTGCGACAGGTTCGTAACGACCTCGCGCACAGCCCGGACTCGTTCGACATCCACGAGCAGCAAGAGCGCCTCCAACGCATGTACTCGTTGGGCCCGGATATGCCCAGGGCCGTGAAGCGGATGGCGATGGAGGCTCTTTTCGAGTACAAGACCCGGGTTGCGGCTGACACGGCGCGCCGGATCGCTGAGGAGAACCCGGATTGGAGCCTCCCTCCTCTCGAAACGAAGCACGACTTCTCCAACTATGCAATGGAGCATCCGGAGGTGATGCAGGCCATGGAGCGCCAGCTGCCGCTCTGGGAGCTCGCTCACGGGGTCACCCTGTTGTGCTCAATGATCGTCCACCAGAAAGACAAGCTCCGATCACTCCTCGCCGGGGATATGCTTCTGTCGCATCTCCAACGGCCAGCTGAGTGA